CGAAGCGGAAGGCAACGCCCAACCCGCGCGCCACCTCGGCCAGGCCGCGGGTGAACAGGTGGCAGTCGCCCGTCTCGTCGTTCGGCAGGCGCAGGCCGCCGGCCAGCTGCTGCGCGCTGCGCGCCAGCGCGGGCTCGACCGTGGCGAGCTGGTGGCGGTCGAGCAGCTCGAAGGGGACGCCGCACGCCTGCAGGACCTCGACGTCGCGCTGCACCGCGTCGAGCTGCGCCTGGGTGCGAAAGAGCTGCAGCGTGCCCTGCGTGCGGTGCTCGTAGCGCACGCCGGTCTGCGCGCGCAGCTCGCGAAGGCAGTCGCGGCTGTACTCGGCCACGCGCATCATGCGTTCCTTGTTGGTCGCGTAGCGCTCGGGCGAGCAGTTCTTCAGCATCGCGGCCATCCAGCGCAGCTGGAACAGGCTGCCGTCCGGCCGGATGGAAAGCGGCGCGTGCTTCTGGAACATCCACTTGAGCGCCTTCAGCGGAATGCCCGGCGCGGCCCAGGGCGTGGAGTAGCCGGGGGAGACCTGGCCGGCATTGGCGAAGCTGGTTTCCTCCGCGGGGCCGCGCTGGCGATCGACCAGCGTGACCTCGGCACCGGCTCGCGCCAGGTAGTAGGCCGTCGTGACGCCGATGACGCCGCCGCCCAGAACAATTACTTTCATGGCAGTTCCGTAGATCTCGAGAGAGAAGCAGAGGTTATTCGTCCTCCTGCCATAAACTTCACTCAAATTTGGCTGAAAACCAGTGCTTCTTGCTGTCGAAGCTGGCCCCAGTCGCTTCCAGGAGTGAAATGACCGAGCTCGACCGTATAGACCGCAAGATCCTCGAGATCCTGCAGCTGCAGGGCCGCATCCCGATGACCGAGCTGGCGCAGCAGATCGGCCTGTCGACCTCGCCCTGCACCGAGCGCGTGCGGCGCATGGAGCGCGAAGGCGTGATCACCGGCTACCACGCCCGCATCGACCCGCAGGCCGTCGGCAAGACGCTGCTGGTCTTCGTGGAGATCACGCTCTCCTCCAAGTCGGCCGACGTCTTCGACAAGGTGCGCACCGAGCTGCTGCACGTGCCCGAGGTCATGGAATGCCACCTGGTCTCGGGCGGCTTCGATTACCTGGTGAAGGCGCGGCTGCGCGCGATGAGCGACTACCGGCGCCTCCTGGGCGACCTGTTGAAGAAGCTGCCGGTCACGGCCGAATCGAACAGCTATGTCGTGATGGAGGAGGTCAAGGAAAGCCTCTACCTGCCGCTCGACCGGTGAGCCGTGACGCTACGGCAGCTCACGCGCGAGCGTCCTTCATCCAGGCGAGCACCGGCGGCGCGAAGCGCTACTGGCTGCCCGCGTTCGGAAAGAACAGCTGCTCGCCGCCGATCTTGTAGCTCGCGATGGTCGACTGCCCCGCCGGCGAGATCACCCAGTCGACGAACTTCCGGGCGCCGGCATGGTTGAGCTGCGGAAACTTCGAGGGGCTCACCGCCATCACGCCGTACTGGTTGAAGAGCCGCTTGTCGCCCTCCACCAGGACCGCCAGGCCGGCGCGGTTCTTGAAGCTGAGCCAGGTGCCGCGATCGGCCAGCACATAGGCGGCGCTGGAGGCCGCCATGTTGAGCGCCGGCCCCATGCCGCAGCCGCATTCCTTGTAGCCCGCGCCCTTGCGGTCATTGGGCAAGGGCCGGCCCGCTTCGCCCAGGCCGGTCTGCGCCCACAGGCGGCGCTCCGCGGCATCGGTGCCGCTCTTGTCGCCGCGCGAGACGAAGGCCGCGTTGGCCGCGGCCACCTTCTTCAGCGCAGCGGCGATGTCATTGCCCCTCGCCGCCGCGGGGTCGCTCTTCGGCCCAACCAGCACGAAGTCGTTGTACATGACTGCGTAGCGTTTCTCGGCAAAGCCATCGGCAACGAACTTCTCCTCGGCCGCGGCGTCGTGCACGAATAGCACGTCGGCATCGCCGCGCCGGGCCATGTCGATGGCCTGGCCGGTGCCCACCGCCACCACCTTCACGTCGATGCCGCTGGCCTGCCTGAAGGCCGGCAGCAGGTGCGAGAACAGGCCCGACTGCTCGGTCGAGGTGGTCGACGCCATGGTGATCGTCTCGGCCTGCGCCGCGAAGCTGCCCGCCGCAAGGGCGAGGGCCGCCGCCAGGAACTTGAATGCATTCATACCAGCTCTCCTTTGACAAACAAGCGTGCTTCCTCGGGCAGCGGCCCATGAAAGAAATCGTCCACGGGCAGGTCGGCCAGCACCCGCCCCTGCTCCAGGTAGATCACCCGGCTCGCGAGCCGCTTGACCTGGCCCAGGTTGTGGCTTGCGAAGACCAGGGTGCGGCCTTGTGCCGCATCGGCGATCAGGGCCTCGACCTCGCGCTTGGCCGTCGGGTCCAGGCTTGCGGTGGGCTCGTCGAGCAGCAGCACCGCCGGCTTCAACGCCCACGCGCGCGCAAGCGCCATGCGCTGCTGCTGCCCGCCCGACAGCGTGCGCGCGTTGCGCCCGGCAACATCGGCCAGGCCGACCCGTCCCAGCGCCACCATGGCCTCGCCCTGGGCGCTGCGCCACGGCACGCCGCGAAGCCAGAGTGCCAGCGCGACGTTCTTGTGGACACTCATGCGCAGCATGTGCGGGCGTTGGAACAGCATGGCCTGCGCGCGCAGCGGCACCTGGCTGACGAACGCGCCGGCTGCGTGCGGCACCAGGCCGTGCAGCACGCGCAGCAGCGTGCTCTTGCCGCTGCCGTTGGCGCCGATCAGGGCGACGCGCTCGCCGGCATGGATGGACAGCGTGATGTCGGCCAGGGCCGGCACGCGGCCATAGCGCACATCGATGGCGTGCAAGGCGAAGAGCGCGGGGCCTGCCAGCGCGGGGGCCTGCGGCTCGCCCTCGCTGCGCGCGGCCACGACGCGCAGGCCGGGACGAACGCTCATGCCGCCACCTCCACCCGCCGCGGCCCCGCGGCATCGGCTGCGCCGCCATCGACACGCTCGCGCCAGCCGCGCAGTGCGCTGATCGCGAGGTTAAGCAGCAGCACCACGCCCAGCAGCACGAGGCCCAGGGTCAGGGCCAGCGGCAGGTCGCCCTTGCTGGTCTCGAGCGCGATGGCGGTGGTCATGACGCGCGTGAAGCCGTCGATGTTGCCGCCGACGATCATGACTGCGCCGACCTCCGAGACCGCTCGGCCGAAGGCGGCGATCAATACGGTGACCAGCGCGTAGCGCTCGTCCCACACCAGGAGCAGCGCCCGCACCAGCCCGCGCGCGCCGAGCGAGCGCAGTTGCTCGCCGTGGGCGCGGTCCGCGTCCTCGACGGCCTGGCGCGTGAGCGCCGTGACCACCGGCAGCACCAGCAGCGTCTGCGCCAGCACCATGGCCTTGAAGGAGAACAACCAGCCCAGGAAGCCCAGCGGCCCCGAGCGCGAGAGCAGCAGGTAGATCACCAGCCCCACCACCACCGAGGGCAGCGCCAGCAACGTGTTGAGCAGCGTGAGCAGCAGCCCCCGCCCCGCGAAGCGGGCGACGGCGAGCCAGGCTCCGAGCAGCAGGCCGAATCCGCAGGCCAGCGCGCAGGCCGTGGCGCTCACTGCCAGCGAGCGCCCGACGATGGCGAGCAGCACGGGATCGCCGGAGACCAGCAGGTGCCAGGCGGCGATGGCGCTGTCGGTGAAGGTGTTCATCGGGACGGGTGGCGTAATTCGCGCAGTATCTGAAAGGCCGGCGCACGACCTATGCAAGCGCGTGCATAGGTGCGGGGTGCACTCTGCATAATCCGTCGCGCCACCCCCGGCCTTCTCTTCCACCGTCGTGCAGCAGATCGAACTCTCCTACGCCATCGCCCCGCGCCGCAGCGGGCGCACGCTGATCCGCAATCCGCTGATGGAGCTGCTGCACGCGGTGCGCGAGCACGGCTCCATCTCGGCCGCGGCGCGGGCGCTGGGCCTGTCGTACCGCCATGTCTGGGGCGAGCTCAAGCATTGGGAGCAGGCCCTGGGCCATCCGCTGGTCACCAGCGAGCAGGGCCGCTCGGCGCAGCTTTCCGAGTTCGGCGACAAGCTGCTGTGGGCCGAGCGCCAGGCGCAGGCCCGGCTGGCACCGCAGATCGAGGCCCTGCATGCCGACCTGGAGCGCGCCTTCGCCATGGCCTTCGACGACGGCCTGCACGTGCTGAGCCTGCATGCCAGCCACGACGACGCGCTGGTGCTGCTGCGCGCCCACGCGGCCGAGCGCGCGCGGCTGCAGCTGGACATCCGGTTCACCGGCAGCGTGGACGCGATCAGCGCGCTCAACCAGGGGCGCTGCGTGATGGCGGGCTTCCACACGCTCGAGCGGCCGCCGGCCGGCTCGCTCGCGCAGCGCACCTACAAGCCGCTGCTCAAGCCCGGGTTGCACAAGCTGATCGGCTTCGCACGCCGCACGCAGGGCCTGATCGTCGCGCCCGGCAATCCGCTGGGCCTGCGCAGCATCGGCGACGTCGCGCGGCGGCGCGCACGCTATGTGAACCGCGCCCTCGGCACCGGCACGCGGGTGCTGCTGGACGACTTGCTGGTGCAGGAAGGGCTGGACGCGGACGCGCTCGAAGGCTATGCGCGCGACGAGCCCTCGCACACGGCCGTCGCCCATGCGGTGGCATCCGGGCAGGCCGACGCCGGCCTGGGCATCGAATCGGCCGCGCGCGGAGCGGACCTTGGCTTCGTGCCGCTAGTGCACGAGAGTTACCACCTGGCCTGCCTCAAGTCGGCGCTGGACCAGCCGGCCGTCGAGGCCCTGCTCGCGCTGCTGCGCAGCGCCGCCTGGCAGCACCAGCTCGGTACCTTGGCGGGCTATGAGAGCGCCGGCAGCGGCGAGGTGCAGTCGCTGAGCGCGCTGCTGCCGTGGTGGCGCTTCAAGGGGCCGAAGCCATAGCAAAGCGCTGGTACGCCGCGCGCGGCGCACTCGTCAGCTCAACTTGCGGTCCTCCCGCTTGGCATCGGCCATCGCTTCGGGCTCCAGTTCCTCGGCCGAGCGGTTGAGATGGACGAACAGCCCCCATCCGGCCAGCAGCAGCGCGACCGAGCCCACCATGCCCGCCGCATAGAGCAACTGCGCCGGGTCACCATGCGCTCTGAAGGTCGCCACCAGCCCTTCCACCGCCAGCGCGACCACGATGACCACCATGAAGCGCGACAGGAAGCGACGCACGCGGGTCGGCGCGCTGATGTGCGCATCGCGCACTACCTCCTCCTCCAGGATGGTCTGCGCCACCTGCAGCGCGACGACTGCCGCAGCCAGCAGTCCCACCGCCTCGATGATCGATTCCGCGGCCGAGCGGTCGAGGCCCTCCGCGAGGGCCGACCAGCCGATGCTCGCCGACACGGCAATCAGCATCAGCGCCGCGCAGGCGAAGAGCAGTGCCATGAAGGCATGAATGCCGGAGAACATGCGCAGCAGCCATTTCATGCTCAGGCTCCGTTTGTTGTTGGATGCGGCAGTGTCGCGTTCTTTGTATCGGGCGAATGTCAGCCGGGGCCCCTGGTTTGCACGCAGCGCTAAGGGCGAAGACGAGCCGCCAGCCGCTGCACGCTCGCCCTCCACCGGTTCGGCTTCTCTTCCGCCCACTGTTGCGCAAGTTCGGAGGACGTGGGATCTGTCACGCGGGTCACGGCCTGCTGCGCGCGTGGCGCGAGTGCGCGAAGCTGGTCGTGCGTCGCCGCAGCCAGGCAGGGCACCACCCGGGTCCTCGGCGCCGCGCCGTTCCTGCCCAGCGCATTGGCAAGCACTTCGGCGGCCGCCACGGCAGCGGCGCCGTCGTCGGCATCGACGAAGCTCGCGACAAGCGCCATGTCGATGGCCTCGGTAACCACGGCGACGTCGGTGGAGCGCGCGCA
Above is a window of Variovorax sp. RA8 DNA encoding:
- a CDS encoding D-amino acid dehydrogenase, which produces MYGTAMKVIVLGGGVIGVTTAYYLARAGAEVTLVDRQRGPAEETSFANAGQVSPGYSTPWAAPGIPLKALKWMFQKHAPLSIRPDGSLFQLRWMAAMLKNCSPERYATNKERMMRVAEYSRDCLRELRAQTGVRYEHRTQGTLQLFRTQAQLDAVQRDVEVLQACGVPFELLDRHQLATVEPALARSAQQLAGGLRLPNDETGDCHLFTRGLAEVARGLGVAFRFDEAVEGLLTEGGRIGGVRLAGPKAEVLKADRYVLAFGSYSRALIAPLGLDIPVYPVKGYSLTVPLVDPTLAPQSTVLDETFKIAITRFDDRIRVGGMAELAGFDLRLNPQRRATLERVVGELFPGGDLPRASFWTGLRPMTPDSTPIVGPTPFANLYLNTGHGTLGWTMACGSGKLVADQVMGRRPDIRTDGLAMDRYAAPERGRLVATAPGAASA
- a CDS encoding winged helix-turn-helix transcriptional regulator; its protein translation is MTELDRIDRKILEILQLQGRIPMTELAQQIGLSTSPCTERVRRMEREGVITGYHARIDPQAVGKTLLVFVEITLSSKSADVFDKVRTELLHVPEVMECHLVSGGFDYLVKARLRAMSDYRRLLGDLLKKLPVTAESNSYVVMEEVKESLYLPLDR
- a CDS encoding substrate-binding domain-containing protein, with protein sequence MNAFKFLAAALALAAGSFAAQAETITMASTTSTEQSGLFSHLLPAFRQASGIDVKVVAVGTGQAIDMARRGDADVLFVHDAAAEEKFVADGFAEKRYAVMYNDFVLVGPKSDPAAARGNDIAAALKKVAAANAAFVSRGDKSGTDAAERRLWAQTGLGEAGRPLPNDRKGAGYKECGCGMGPALNMAASSAAYVLADRGTWLSFKNRAGLAVLVEGDKRLFNQYGVMAVSPSKFPQLNHAGARKFVDWVISPAGQSTIASYKIGGEQLFFPNAGSQ
- a CDS encoding ABC transporter ATP-binding protein, whose protein sequence is MSVRPGLRVVAARSEGEPQAPALAGPALFALHAIDVRYGRVPALADITLSIHAGERVALIGANGSGKSTLLRVLHGLVPHAAGAFVSQVPLRAQAMLFQRPHMLRMSVHKNVALALWLRGVPWRSAQGEAMVALGRVGLADVAGRNARTLSGGQQQRMALARAWALKPAVLLLDEPTASLDPTAKREVEALIADAAQGRTLVFASHNLGQVKRLASRVIYLEQGRVLADLPVDDFFHGPLPEEARLFVKGELV
- a CDS encoding ABC transporter permease, whose product is MNTFTDSAIAAWHLLVSGDPVLLAIVGRSLAVSATACALACGFGLLLGAWLAVARFAGRGLLLTLLNTLLALPSVVVGLVIYLLLSRSGPLGFLGWLFSFKAMVLAQTLLVLPVVTALTRQAVEDADRAHGEQLRSLGARGLVRALLLVWDERYALVTVLIAAFGRAVSEVGAVMIVGGNIDGFTRVMTTAIALETSKGDLPLALTLGLVLLGVVLLLNLAISALRGWRERVDGGAADAAGPRRVEVAA
- a CDS encoding substrate-binding domain-containing protein, producing MQQIELSYAIAPRRSGRTLIRNPLMELLHAVREHGSISAAARALGLSYRHVWGELKHWEQALGHPLVTSEQGRSAQLSEFGDKLLWAERQAQARLAPQIEALHADLERAFAMAFDDGLHVLSLHASHDDALVLLRAHAAERARLQLDIRFTGSVDAISALNQGRCVMAGFHTLERPPAGSLAQRTYKPLLKPGLHKLIGFARRTQGLIVAPGNPLGLRSIGDVARRRARYVNRALGTGTRVLLDDLLVQEGLDADALEGYARDEPSHTAVAHAVASGQADAGLGIESAARGADLGFVPLVHESYHLACLKSALDQPAVEALLALLRSAAWQHQLGTLAGYESAGSGEVQSLSALLPWWRFKGPKP
- a CDS encoding DUF4259 domain-containing protein, encoding MNLSKRACIAALAWMLILPARAGAWGEGAFDNDAAQDFLAECARSTDVAVVTEAIDMALVASFVDADDGAAAVAAAEVLANALGRNGAAPRTRVVPCLAAATHDQLRALAPRAQQAVTRVTDPTSSELAQQWAEEKPNRWRASVQRLAARLRP